One Tenebrio molitor chromosome 2, icTenMoli1.1, whole genome shotgun sequence genomic region harbors:
- the tou gene encoding bromodomain adjacent to zinc finger domain protein 2B isoform X11 — MDKENGKGTEGNSGSSKVSNPNDPASLLDAASLFGAYWPRGDANSANAANLFAAGGGFGLPPHPSLPFGMLPPTTGRGMPSYPTSTAAAAAYSNAYTNTLSVAASQAASLGIPAASAAWWSMASHLAAQDYLARLQATGLNFPSLASPADLQYASLGLPPHSSSHHKSSKNSKGASSTSLSKSKDKLPSPSPLPKLDGRLDHPTVKANSSMSNSKSSGKYSSSSGVSGLTIQPSMKLPNSSEKKTKVNDINYLKPMDKKTTASVSSSVKVSSSSSPSIFTSPLSLASNYDKSVANTLSTQSSSDSISGSSLPSSSILSAALEGNSDPNSILGGVRLPPDTEIIKYTSSIVGPKIPGTTNRGRKKTISLDPPSVSVHPSHSSTGMLIERSNKRPKLSDQQDVNSPPASANDRVEVIKLPATNGSPSGISVPSFNSGSEPAGDTPLNLSLKPSTSTNNTTSSSLNSLCNMSANIGVDRICELLDGVQRVGVSNCVAARRKPGPKPRRVIPSGSQMPPGAPSASLAQLFATADSPRPPSRNEGSDGGSSTSSTSTTTAPTTACTTVPSMSIANHKEGRPRNLGRGVSKPKKNTVASLLAQSRALGELLGIKPMPILDPNASMNQQMNLLKSNILAAQQYISEAGGDEKALNKFLQEKFRGTLSDSSTVDASTDSDNLTDSNHTDSEMEIEVATKKQKQYDERALRVPLEKGWKRETIIRGLTKSGGIKGDVIYVAPDSANKFKQMSDVTQYLEYQKSTDLTKENFTFSCRVILGDYLQPVPPEMATEGEYIYLTEEDVSRRLDELKTAMRTSLPVEQRIEMARKQQAARAAARMDREHARLAKEIERSERQEAARRDREARSQQLLEAKRKRQEELEKHRHEEQQRKQQEREFKRQQAAILKEQERERRRQHMALVKALENRRKLEERERKKQQLLAEKQANKEKKMEQRKMEMEILAELRKPCEDLELDQKPLPEYDRIPGLKLPGSAFADVLMVFEFLHNFGETLGFDMESLPTLDSLQQALMPNEHSSEAEEELFSVMTHLLVCAIEDPGIPNPARHTTILGQSLRQADITHANLSEILRIYLYANATGEVKALTGVHFERDREKRVADHHQNDNEMQQTSVGKNSQYYELLHENATWKMSDMLKDKPFMALSPTCKAEILAFLCNELLQNKAVIRQVESSLESVAQQKKEKWLLDTKIRKLRMLHSRKVRSEAVEKAQTKADGDSESTVDSPSLHKDDLLDDEENEMSENESVGTQPEEEEDNKLSGEELGKKLEKLVKTSEIQLQTLNSSAHQLRATCFGQDRYWRRYWCLSKAGGIFVEAMESAEPDVLLEQMQYDQSRETINSLNDINNLINKVGNINDSNVDKEVSNIVGNNELHKDVEKSPVKETDDNENEHRKTPNRLGVFENGEILDKSERNLAELRKSVDDIVQNLERNIEIEKENKLKQESQDNKLSNHVDDEEIKVKTEAHDTESIRNKTFNLFEKLGQCMERENKSEEDLKAEVKAEVKEELKNEILNELKCEIKVENKNESKSEDEKSAESEHKWFSILNKEGTCDGVYLTAGNRWDNGVGACTRDNLTELKIPVFPPPGSNSSSNYHSLCDSPAPLQMTAEESAQLEHIKKHGMPKSCARKSVPEDKRYGWWRVSDPDQLKEILDNLHVRGARERELKRNIVSIMQTMYERQGKFYIEEGQKDLTELVLEGIESVKFMEGGAPYPDEVGSWSQAIAHRVDLFLLEQVEALEDKVASASMQIKGWKIPSRDTPEIPPNEVVPMVRERLASLEVNIERRYLKPPLGVKPSCINISSTGEQNLAAIAQETSGGSGTVSNQPLPDPNEIPKGLAVWREALNRSQTSAQLAMCLYSLESSIAWDKSIMKAVSSSHVFNKLRARKYNSKLSNCQFCHSGDNEDKLLLCDGCDKGYHTYCFKPKMENIPEGDWYCHECMNKATGERNCIVCGKKSSTTGTRLILCELCPRAYHTDCIHPVLHKVPRGKWYCSKCISKKPQKKTMRKNHAKSAKDSELSDHPPSSPAPSHSSVTTNEDQATTNCNQSDVSNSSLGNAGSPSTQSSKKDRVSKKLLKELAPCKAILEDLECHDDAWPFLLPVNTKQFPTYKKIIKTPMDLSTIKKKLYDVSYKSKDEFCLDVRQIFNNCEVFNEDDSPVGKAGHCMRQFFEARWNELCISNS, encoded by the exons ATGGATAAAGAAAATGGTAAGGGCACcgaaggtaattctggttccAGCAAAGTGTCAAATCCCAACGATCCAGCGTCCTTGCTCGATGCCGCCAGTCTCTTCGGAG CTTACTGGCCACGGGGCGATGCGAATTCGGCCAACGCAGCTAATCTCTTTGCGGCCGGAGGCGGTTTCGGTTTGCCGCCCCATCCGTCGCTTCCTTTTGGAATGTTGCCGCCGACGACGGGACGAGGAATGCCCTCCTATCCGACCTCCACCGCCGCGGCGGCGGCCTACAGCAACGCCTACACCAACACTTTGTCGGTGGCGGCCAGCCAGGCTGCCAGTCTAGGAATCCCCGCCGCAA GCGCCGCGTGGTGGTCGATGGCGTCCCATCTGGCGGCACAGGATTACCTGGCGCGTCTTCAAGCTACAGGTTTGAACTTTCCATCGCTGGCCAGCCCAGCCGACCTGCAATACGCTTCCTTGGGCCTACCTCCTCATTCTTCGTCTCATCACAAGTCGTCTAAGAATTCCAAAGGAGCCTCGTCGACGTCTCTCTCGAAATCCAAGGACAAGCTACCATCCCCGTCGCCTCTTCCCAAGCTGGATGGACGCCTCGACCATCCTACTGTCAAGGCGAACTCGTCCATGTCCAACTCCAAATCGTCAGGGAAGTACTCATCGTCGTCGGGAGTGTCAGGCCTCACCATCCAGCCTAGCATGAAATTGCCGAACAGCAGCGAAAAAAAGACGAAAGTGAACGACATAAATTATCTCAAACCCATGGACAAGAAGACGACGGCGAGTGTAAGTTCAAGTGTGAAAgtgtcgtcgtcgtcgtcgccTAGTATTTTCACCAGCCCGTTGAGCTTGGCCAGTAATTATGACAAAAGTGTTGCAAATACGCTTAGTACTCAGAGTTCCAGTGATAGTATTAGTGGCAGCAGTTTGCCTTCCAGCAGCATTTTAAG CGCCGCGTTAGAGGGAAACAG TGATCCCAATTCGATACTTGGTGGCGTTCGTTTGCCTCCCGACACCGAGATTATTAAATATACCTCATCCATCGTTGGGCCTAAGATACCGGGGACGACGAACAGAGGTCGGAAAAAGACCATATCTCTGGACCCGCCGTCGGTTAGCGTGCATCCATCCCATTCCAGCACAGGAATGCTGATCGAACGAAGCAACAAACGTCCAAAACTAAGC GATCAGCAAGACGTTAATTCGCCGCCGGCCTCGGCGAACGACAGGGTGGAAGTGATAAAATTGCCGGCGACCAACGGGAGTCCATCTGGAATTTCCGTTCCTTCGTTCAACAGCGGCAGCGAGCCCGCCGGAGACACTCCGCTGAACTTGTCGCTGAAACCGAGCACTTCGACCAACAACACCACAAGCTCCTCGCTGAACTCGTTGTGCAACATGTCCGCCAACATCGGCGTGGACAGGATATGTGAGTTGCTCGATGGGGTCCAAAGGGTCGGAGTGAGCAACTGTGTTGCAGCTCGAAGGAAGCCGGGGCCGAAACCTCGACGGGTGATTCCTTCGGGTTCGCAAATGCCTCCGGGAGCCCCGAGCGCCTCGTTGGCTCAGCTGTTCGCGACCGCCGACTCTCCGAGACCGCCTAGTCGTAACGAAGGCTCGGACGGCGGCAGCTCGACCTCCTCGACGAGCACCACGACGGCACCGACGACGGCCTGCACGACAGTGCCGTCGATGTCGATCGCGAACCACAAAGAAGGTAGACCAAGAAATCTCGGTAGAGGTGTTAGTAAACCTAAAAAGAATACAGTAGCTTCGCTGTTGGCGCAAAGTAGGGCGTTAG GTGAGCTTTTAGGTATTAAACCTATGCCTATTTTGGACCCCAACGCTTCAATGAATCAACAGATGAATCTTTTGAAGTCGAATATATTGGCTGCACAGCAGTATATTTCTGAAGCAGGTGGTGACGAAAaagctttaaataaatttttgcagGAAAAATTCAGGGGTACTTTAAGTGATTCTAGTACTGTTGATGCCTCCACTGATTCTGATAACCTTACTGATTCTAATCACACAGATTCAGAAATGGAGATTGAAGTCGCCACCAAGAAGCAGAAACAGTACGACGAACGAGCCCTCAGAGTGCCCCTGGAAAAAG GGTGGAAGCGGGAGACCATCATTCGAGGGCTGACGAAAAGCGGCGGCATCAAGGGCGACGTCATTTATGTTGCACCTGATTCTgcgaataaatttaaacaaatgtcagACGTCACACAG taCCTGGAATACCAAAAGAGCACGGACTTGACGAAGGAAAATTTCACCTTCAGTTGCCGCGTTATTTTGGGAGACTACCTGCAGCCAGTACCTCCAGAGATGGCAACGGAAGGAGAGTACATTTATCTTACAGAAGAAGACGTCAGTAGAAG ATTAGACGAACTGAAAACTGCGATGCGAACAAGTCTGCCCGTCGAACAACGAATAGAAATGGCGCGAAAACAACAAGCGGCGCGGGCTGCCGCAAGAATGGACCGCGAACATGCTCGCTTGGCCAAAGAAATCGAGAGGTCGGAACGGCAAGAGGCTGCCAGAAGAGATCGCGAAGCGAGGTCTCAGCAGTTGCTGGAG GCTAAGAGAAAACGCCAGGAGGAACTCGAAAAGCACAGACACGAAGAACAGCAACGAAAACAACAG GAGAGAGAATTCAAAAGACAGCAAGCGGCCATATTGAAAGAACAG GAGAGGGAAAGGCGCCGCCAACATATGGCCCTTGTTAAAGCGCTTGAAAACCGGCGAAAACTCGAGGAACGGGAGAGGAAGAAGCAGCAGCTGCTCGCTGAGAAACAAGCCAACAAAGAGAAGAAAATGGAACAGAGAAAAATGGAAATGGAAATTCTCGCCGAGCTGAGGAAACCGTGTGAAGACCTGGAACTCGACCAGAAACCTCTGCCCGAGTACGACAGAATTCCCGGTCTGAAATTGCCAGGCAGCGCTTTCGCGGATGTCTTGATGGTGTTCGAATTCTTACACAACTTCGGCGAGACTCTGGGTTTCGACATGGAGTCGTTGCCGACGTTAGATTCGCTCCAGCAAGCTCTGATGCCTAACGAACACTCTTCGGAAGCCGAAGAAGAACTGTTTTCTGTGATGACACATTTACTAGTCTGCGCCATCGAGGATCCGGGAATACCGAATCCGGCAAGGCACACAACCATTCTGGGACAGAGTCTCAGACAGGCCGACATAACTCACGCTAATTTGTCGGAGATCTTGAGGATTTATTTGTACGCGAACGCCACCGGCGAGGTCAAGGCTCTCACGGGAGTGCACTTCGAAAGGGACAGGGAGAAGAGGGTGGCCGACCACCACCAGAACGACAACGAAATGCAGCAAACTTCCGTAGGGAAAAACTCACAGTATTATGAGCTTCTGCACGAGAATGCCACTTGGAAAATGTCCGACATGTTGAAAGACAAACCGTTTATGGCTCTCTCGCCGACGTGTAAAGCTGAAATTTTGGCCTTCTTGTGTAACGAGCTCTTGCAAAACAAGGCTGTTATCAGACAAGTCGAAAGCTCTCTCGAAAGCGTAGCGCAACAAAAGAAGGAGAAGTGGTTGCTGGATACGAAAATTAGAAA GTTGAGAATGTTGCACAGTAGAAAAGTTCGGTCGGAAGCTGTGGAAAAAGCTCAAACTAAAGCTGACGGAGATAGTGAGAGCACCGTTGATTCGCCGTCTTTGCATAAAGATGATCTCTTGGATGATGAAGAAAACGAAATGAGCGAGAACGAAAGCGTGGGAACTCAGCCTGAAGAG GAGGAAGACAACAAGTTGTCAGGTGAAGAACTGGGAAAGAAATTGGAGAAGTTGGTAAAAACGTCGGAGATCCAGTTACAGACCTTGAATTCCTCAGCTCATCAGCTCCGGGCGACTTGTTTCGGACAAGATCGCTACTGGAGACGTTACTGGTGTCTCTCCAAGGCCGGTGGGATCTTCGTCGAGGCGATGGAATCCGCAGAACCCGACGTTTTGCTCGAGCAGATGCAGTATGATCAATCGAGGGAGACCATCAACAGTTTAAATGACATTAACAATCTCATCAACAAAGTCGGTAATATCAACGACAGCAACGTCGATAAAGAAGTAAGCAATATTGTCGGTAACAACGAATTGCACAAGGACGTCGAAAAGAGTCCGGTAAAAGAAACTGACGACAATGAGAACGAACACAGAAAGACTCCCAACCGATTAGGGGTGTTCGAAAACGGTGAAATTTTAGACAAGAGCGAACGAAATTTGGCCGAACTGAGAAAGAGCGTGGACGACATAGTACAAAATTTAGAACGAAACAtagaaatagaaaaagaaaataagctAAAACAAGAATCTCAAGACAATAAATTAAGCAATCACGTCGACGACGAAGAGATTAAAGTGAAAACCGAAGCGCACGATACGGAATCTATTCGCAATAAAACGTTTAATTTGTTCGAAAAGCTGGGACAGTGCATGGAACGCGAGAACAAATCCGAGGAAGATTTGAAAGCAGAGGTGAAGGCTGAAGTTAAGGAGGAGTTGAAGAACGAGATCTTGAACGAGCTGAAGTGCGAGATAAAAGTGGAGAACAAGAACGAGAGTAAGAGCGAAGACGAGAAGTCAGCCGAAAGTGAGCATAAATGGTTCagtattttaaataaagagGGCACTTGCGACGGTGTTTATTTGACAGCTGGAAATCGCTGGGATAACGGAGTCGGAGCGTGCACCCGAGATAATCTCACCGAGTTGAAGATTCCCGTTTTCCCTCCGCCAGGTTCAAATTCCTCGTCGAATTATCACAGCTTGTGTGACAGTCCCGCTCCTTTACAAATGACAGCCGAAGAAAGCGCTCAACTCGAACACATCAAGAAACACGGCATGCCCAAGTCTTGCGCCAGAAAATCCGTACCGGAGGACAAGAGGTACGGTTGGTGGAGGGTGTCCGACCCCGACCAGTTGAAAGAAATCCTGGATAATTTGCACGTGAGGGGCGCACGAGAAAGGGAACTCAAAAGGAACATCGTAAGCATCATGCAGACCATGTACGAGAGACAGGGTAAATTCTACATCGAGGAGGGCCAGAAGGACTTAACCGAACTGGTGCTCGAGGGAATCGAGAGTGTTAAGTTTATGGAAGGTGGAGCTCCGTACCCGGACGAAGTGGGATCGTGGAGTCAAGCCATAGCTCACAGGGTCGACCTGTTTTTGTTGGAACAA GTGGAAGCGTTGGAAGATAAGGTGGCCAGTGCCAGCATGCAGATCAAGGGATGGAAGATTCCGAGCAGAGACACGCCAGAAATCCCCCCGAACGAGGTCGTCCCGATGGTGCGCGAGCGTCTGGCATCGCTCGAGGTGAACATCGAGCGCCGCTATTTGAAGCCTCCGTTGGGTGTGAA GCCTTCGTGCATCAACATTTCCAGTACCGGAGAGCAAAACCTGGCGGCCATCGCCCAGGAAACCTCCGGAGGAAGTGGTACGGTATCGAACCAACCGCTTCCCGATCCCAACGAAATACCCAAGGGTCTGGCCGTATGGAGGGAGGCCCTTAACAGATCTCAAACGTCCGCCCAATTGGCCATGTGTCTGTACTCGTTGGAATCTTCCATCGCTTGGGACAAGAGTATCATGAAAGCTGTGAGCTCCTCTCATGTCTTTAATAAACTGAGAGCCCGCAAATATAACAGCAAGCTCAGT AACTGCCAATTTTGCCATAGTGGTGACAACGAAGACAAGCTTTTATTGTGTGATGGTTGCGACAAAGGCTATCACACCTACTGTTTTAAGCCTAAGATGGAAAATATTCCGGAAGGTGACTG GTATTGCCACGAATGCATGAACAAAGCAACAGGCGAGCGAAATTGCATAGTTTGCGGCAAAAAGTCGTCGACAACGGGCACTCGACTAATACTTTGCGAGTTGTGCCCTCGCGCTTACCACACAGACTGCATCCATCCTGTCCTACATAAAGTTCCTCGGGGCAAGTGGTACTGTTCCAAATGCATATCGAAAAAACCTCAAAAGAAGACGATGCGTAAAAATCACGCAAAGTCTGCCAAGGACAGCGAACTGTCCGACCATCCCCCTTCTAG TCCCGCACCGTCTCATAGTTCTGTAACGACAAATGAAGATCAGGCAACAACGAATTGCAATCAAAGTGATGTTTCTAACTCGAGTCTAGGCAATGCAGGCTCTCCGTCCACGCAAAGTTCCAAGAAAGATCGCGTATCGAAAAAGTTACTTAAAGAACTCGCACCTTGCAAAGCGATTTTGGAAGATCTCGAATGTCACGATGACGCATGGCCGTTTTTGCTTCCAGTGAACACGAAGCAGTTTCCCACGTACAAGAAGATCATCAAAACTCCAATGGATTTGTCGACGATTAAGAAGAAATTGTACGACGTTAG TTACAAGTCCAAAGACGAGTTCTGTTTGGACGTGAGGCAAATCTTCAACAACTGTGAAGTGTTTAACGAGGACGATAGTCCTGTCGGAAAAGCGGGTCACTGTATGCGCCAGTTTTTCGAAGCCCGGTGGAACGAGCTCTGTATTTCTAACAGTTGA